In the Synechococcus sp. Nb3U1 genome, one interval contains:
- the aqpZ gene encoding aquaporin Z, with the protein MKKYIAEGFGTFWLVLGGCGSAVLAAAFPDLGIGLLGVSLAFGLTVLTMAYAIGHISGCHLNPAVSVGLWASGRFPTYQVIPYIVAQVIGGIVAGGILFLIASGQPGFNVSAGFASNGYGEHSPGGYSLLAALVCEVVMTMMFLLVILGATDSRAPQGFAPIPIGFCLTLIHLISIPVTNTSVNPARSTGVALFVGDWAVAQLWLFWVAPIIGALLGSLIYKVISGEVELPPAEVGTQPQT; encoded by the coding sequence GTGAAGAAATACATTGCTGAGGGCTTCGGCACCTTCTGGTTGGTTCTGGGCGGCTGTGGCAGTGCTGTTTTGGCGGCTGCTTTCCCAGACTTGGGCATCGGATTGCTGGGGGTTTCTCTGGCCTTTGGGTTAACCGTTTTAACCATGGCCTACGCCATTGGTCACATATCTGGGTGCCACCTGAATCCGGCAGTTTCAGTGGGCTTGTGGGCTAGTGGCCGCTTCCCCACCTATCAAGTGATTCCCTACATCGTTGCCCAGGTAATCGGCGGTATTGTAGCGGGCGGAATCCTCTTTTTGATCGCCAGTGGTCAGCCGGGGTTCAATGTCTCGGCGGGGTTTGCCTCCAATGGATATGGGGAGCATTCGCCGGGGGGCTATTCACTGTTGGCCGCTCTGGTGTGTGAAGTGGTGATGACGATGATGTTTTTGCTGGTCATCCTCGGCGCCACCGACTCCCGCGCTCCGCAGGGGTTCGCCCCGATCCCCATAGGCTTTTGTCTGACCTTGATTCACCTGATCAGCATCCCTGTGACCAATACCTCTGTGAATCCGGCCCGCAGTACGGGGGTGGCCCTGTTTGTCGGTGATTGGGCGGTGGCCCAACTGTGGTTGTTCTGGGTGGCTCCGATCATCGGCGCACTGCTGGGATCCCTGATCTACAAGGTCATTAGTGGTGAGGTGGAGCTGCCGCCAGCAGAGGTGGGTACCCAGCCTCAGACCTAG
- a CDS encoding DICT sensory domain-containing protein yields the protein MTSTRSRPASRQSRQSRTSLLSDLLGALPHLRPQLYFKSSLVALSHAIEDQVLQGQGSPWVFANFQKERYYRQEARRYRRISAVAQDVFVLATPETDFAQTELPYHTIPLDPADPLAQEWHLIVIDVSYTTCLVCRERAQIKRSQSWGGSDMDTARQFDGVWSFDRLTTTQAALALLPKILSYRPDLTPRIEPIRQHLEGSPADSTSQLNPGPFTERLITYLQAGQYKLQRTYRTIQAQERKEHLINRISSAIRQSLDPGDILAIAVQELGQVAAVGRCLVYRYDGQAPEARIEQEYRTLTMGSLKGSLWPIQINPFLREAIQLGQPVCCEDSESDQRLQGSPELWQSAKIHAWVAMPILYQGRLLGILELHHEQPHRWQSATLELAEAIANQVGVALLQAEAYQHLGELNQQLEALDQAKSELIAVTGHELRTPLSTIQVCLESLASDPDMPLEMRQEMLNTALQDASRLRELVQDFLTLSKLESGRIRWHIEPLSAQECVDLALSNIKARRRHEALPAIEQVLPKRLPMVSADGEWLVEVLRKLLDNACKFTPASGQIWIRVEVVEAAAGSVGMVKFTVADSGRGIEPDRLQAIFERFYQAEGSLRRSVGGTGLGLAICRLIIEAMGGRIWAESAGLNQGSAFHFTLPMVHPQTQGKLSIAA from the coding sequence ATGACCTCTACCCGCTCTAGACCTGCCTCTCGCCAGAGCCGTCAGAGTCGTACTTCCCTACTGAGCGATCTGTTGGGGGCTTTGCCCCACCTGCGTCCGCAGCTGTATTTCAAATCCTCTCTGGTTGCCCTTAGCCACGCCATTGAGGATCAGGTCTTACAAGGTCAGGGATCCCCGTGGGTATTCGCCAATTTTCAGAAGGAGCGCTACTACCGACAGGAGGCCCGCCGTTACCGTCGCATCAGTGCCGTTGCCCAAGATGTCTTTGTATTAGCGACCCCGGAAACGGATTTTGCTCAAACAGAGCTGCCCTATCACACCATCCCCCTTGATCCGGCAGATCCCTTGGCGCAGGAATGGCATTTAATCGTCATCGATGTCAGTTACACCACCTGCTTGGTCTGCCGGGAACGGGCACAGATCAAGCGCAGCCAATCCTGGGGGGGCAGCGATATGGATACGGCCCGCCAGTTTGATGGGGTTTGGTCTTTTGATCGCCTCACCACTACACAGGCGGCTTTGGCCCTGCTACCCAAGATCCTCAGCTACCGACCGGATTTGACCCCTCGCATCGAGCCGATTCGCCAGCACCTAGAGGGATCCCCAGCGGATAGCACCAGCCAACTCAACCCCGGCCCTTTCACGGAACGCTTGATCACCTACCTACAGGCGGGGCAATACAAACTGCAGCGTACCTACCGCACCATTCAGGCCCAAGAGCGCAAGGAACATCTGATCAACCGCATCAGTAGTGCCATTCGTCAGTCTTTGGATCCCGGCGATATTCTCGCCATTGCCGTGCAGGAGTTGGGTCAGGTGGCGGCAGTAGGGCGGTGTCTGGTCTACCGCTATGATGGCCAGGCCCCTGAGGCCCGGATCGAGCAGGAGTATCGCACGTTAACGATGGGCAGCCTCAAGGGATCCCTTTGGCCGATTCAAATCAACCCCTTTTTGCGGGAGGCCATTCAGTTGGGGCAGCCAGTGTGCTGTGAAGACAGCGAGAGCGATCAGCGCCTACAGGGGAGCCCAGAGCTGTGGCAATCTGCCAAGATCCACGCTTGGGTGGCCATGCCAATTCTCTACCAAGGACGGCTACTGGGCATCTTGGAGCTGCACCATGAGCAACCCCACCGCTGGCAATCGGCCACCCTGGAGCTGGCAGAAGCCATCGCCAATCAGGTGGGGGTCGCCCTTCTGCAGGCGGAAGCCTACCAACATCTAGGGGAGCTGAATCAGCAACTGGAAGCTCTGGATCAGGCCAAATCGGAGCTGATCGCTGTGACAGGACATGAGCTGCGCACCCCCCTCTCCACCATTCAGGTTTGCTTAGAGTCTTTGGCCAGCGACCCGGATATGCCCTTGGAGATGCGCCAGGAAATGTTGAATACGGCCCTGCAGGATGCCAGTCGGCTGCGGGAGTTGGTGCAGGATTTTCTCACCCTCTCCAAGCTGGAAAGTGGTCGCATCCGTTGGCACATCGAACCCCTTTCAGCACAAGAATGTGTGGATCTGGCCCTGAGCAACATCAAAGCCCGTCGTCGGCATGAGGCATTGCCCGCCATTGAGCAAGTGCTGCCCAAGCGGCTACCGATGGTGAGCGCCGATGGGGAATGGCTGGTGGAAGTGTTGCGCAAGCTGCTGGACAATGCCTGCAAGTTTACCCCCGCCAGTGGGCAGATCTGGATCCGAGTCGAGGTGGTGGAAGCGGCTGCTGGATCGGTAGGGATGGTGAAGTTCACCGTTGCCGATAGCGGGCGCGGCATTGAGCCGGATCGGTTGCAGGCTATTTTCGAGCGGTTTTACCAAGCGGAGGGATCCCTGCGGCGTTCGGTGGGGGGGACGGGCTTGGGACTGGCTATTTGCCGATTGATCATCGAGGCAATGGGGGGTCGCATTTGGGCGGAATCGGCGGGTTTGAACCAAGGTAGCGCTTTCCATTTCACGTTGCCGATGGTTCATCCCCAAACCCAAGGGAAACTCTCGATTGCCGCTTGA
- a CDS encoding SagB/ThcOx family dehydrogenase: MSEPTACASLLYHEFTKYSPEGLARNTRQLDWSRQPQPYKDYPAGVGTMLDLRTHLQQGGPEPESQPPGEELSQLALWHRRRLSQLLYFSYGVTLVLPYANQPFYMRAAPSAGGLYPAELYLISQGVAGIPEGLYNYQVRSHSLVRFWDESRWQRLQAGCAEATILSQCSLALVVSAVFFRSAWRYEDRAYRRICLDSGHLLGNIELAANLTGYRAYLLGGFCDQIVEELLFLNPQQEGALVVIPLLDLWQPTPADEPQEMSQWPVSEFTALSSPTVTHVPELQDGDWLPFLHRVSRIESGSLARLLQPVASAEPPADKYNFPFCLRVSTATQPIDWGQHLQELVRSILKRRSTRHFTGEDLPLHRLLALLDFTYHPEHYTAQGLDGAPDYFDRSLVETFVVANGVEGLEPGCYYYAVQAQELRQIRFKNFRSEIFQLCLGQELGRDAAAIVFHTADLAKAVVRYGERAYRYLHLDAGHLGQRLNLAAIGLGLGVSGIAGFFDNQVNEVLGIPTSEAALYITTLGIPRSASAPDS, encoded by the coding sequence ATGTCTGAGCCCACCGCTTGTGCCAGTTTGCTCTACCACGAGTTCACCAAATATTCCCCGGAAGGACTGGCCCGCAACACTCGCCAACTGGATTGGAGTCGTCAGCCGCAACCCTACAAAGACTATCCCGCTGGGGTAGGCACAATGCTGGATCTACGCACCCATTTGCAGCAGGGTGGGCCAGAGCCGGAATCGCAGCCCCCAGGCGAGGAGCTATCCCAGTTGGCGCTATGGCATCGGCGGCGGTTGTCGCAGTTGTTGTACTTCAGCTATGGGGTAACTTTGGTGCTCCCCTATGCCAACCAACCTTTCTATATGCGGGCCGCCCCATCGGCGGGAGGATTATATCCGGCTGAACTATACCTGATCTCACAAGGGGTGGCAGGGATCCCGGAAGGTCTGTACAACTATCAGGTGCGCAGCCACAGCCTGGTGCGGTTTTGGGATGAAAGCCGCTGGCAACGCTTGCAGGCCGGCTGTGCGGAAGCCACGATCTTGAGCCAATGTTCGCTGGCTCTGGTGGTTTCGGCAGTATTTTTTCGCTCCGCCTGGCGCTACGAGGATCGAGCCTATCGCCGCATTTGCCTGGATAGCGGCCATCTACTGGGCAATATCGAGTTGGCGGCCAACCTCACCGGTTACCGAGCTTATCTCTTGGGAGGTTTTTGCGACCAAATCGTGGAGGAACTGCTGTTTTTGAATCCCCAACAAGAAGGCGCCTTGGTGGTCATTCCGTTGTTGGATCTGTGGCAACCAACCCCTGCCGATGAACCCCAAGAGATGTCTCAGTGGCCCGTCAGTGAGTTCACGGCTCTCAGTTCCCCGACGGTGACCCATGTACCTGAGCTGCAGGATGGGGACTGGTTGCCATTTTTGCACCGGGTGAGCCGGATCGAGAGCGGATCCCTGGCCCGCTTACTCCAGCCTGTAGCCTCTGCTGAACCGCCTGCGGACAAATACAACTTCCCCTTTTGTCTGCGAGTCAGTACCGCCACTCAGCCCATCGATTGGGGACAACACCTCCAAGAATTGGTGCGCAGCATCCTAAAACGGCGCTCTACCCGCCACTTCACCGGCGAAGACCTGCCACTGCACCGACTGCTGGCACTCCTAGATTTCACCTATCACCCGGAACACTATACCGCCCAGGGGCTGGATGGTGCCCCCGACTATTTTGATCGCAGCTTGGTGGAGACCTTTGTGGTGGCCAATGGCGTGGAGGGGCTGGAGCCGGGGTGCTACTACTACGCGGTACAAGCACAAGAACTGCGGCAGATTCGCTTCAAAAATTTCCGCAGTGAGATCTTCCAACTGTGCTTGGGGCAAGAACTAGGCCGGGACGCGGCGGCGATCGTTTTTCACACCGCAGATTTGGCCAAGGCGGTGGTGCGCTATGGGGAACGGGCCTATCGCTACTTGCACCTGGATGCTGGGCATTTGGGACAACGGCTGAACCTGGCAGCTATTGGGTTGGGACTCGGGGTGAGCGGCATTGCCGGGTTTTTCGACAACCAAGTCAACGAGGTGCTCGGGATCCCGACCTCAGAGGCTGCCCTTTACATCACCACCCTCGGGATCCCCCGCTCAGCCAGCGCCCCAGACAGTTGA
- a CDS encoding ABC transporter permease produces MAPWLMGVAVLLAFTHGYPLLMLMQRALSREGRISLENIHWLLETSRVHLALRHSLWVSAVSTGLALMGGLVLAVITTQTDLPGRGILRVLFLSPLVIPPQVLALAWIQWAGPVGYLQQGLRLALGRQGALWSLYTPGGIILLLSLFTLPIVYLTLVSGLSRLQKQTEEAARLDGANLLQVWLYVTLPLLRPYIGAAAVLAFLGALGNFGIPALLAIPGRYTTLPTLLYQEVINFSGDGFGRSAALAVLFGLPAILFLGLQQRGRGQEGLDPSHEPPERYRLGWERWWWSGILMGLTLLVIVGPLLAMASTALLRAYGLPLLWSNLTLEHFRFVIFDLERARRATVHSLGLASGSAVLSSCIAVILGYALTRLKMPLLLVLSLIVDLPYALPGIIFALSLILVWLPSPLPGLTLYGTLWLILIAYLGRFLAFSLQPIQAAWRSLDTSLEEAANIDGANLIQSFRYILLPLLTPALAAAMLLVFLQSFAELTLSALLVGSGTETLGWLVFGLQQGGYTHQAAALSTLLVLTLFAVAAGIHWLKPNSAKLSGVEEPPRVG; encoded by the coding sequence GTGGCTCCCTGGCTCATGGGGGTAGCCGTTCTTCTCGCCTTCACCCATGGGTATCCCCTGCTGATGCTGATGCAGCGGGCCTTAAGCCGCGAAGGAAGGATCAGTCTCGAGAATATCCATTGGTTGCTGGAAACCTCGCGAGTTCATCTGGCACTGCGGCACAGCCTTTGGGTATCGGCGGTCTCTACAGGGTTAGCCCTCATGGGTGGCCTGGTGCTGGCAGTAATCACAACCCAAACGGACTTACCGGGTCGAGGGATCCTGCGGGTGCTCTTTTTATCTCCTTTGGTGATTCCGCCTCAGGTATTGGCCTTGGCCTGGATCCAATGGGCTGGGCCGGTCGGCTATTTGCAACAAGGGCTACGGCTGGCTTTGGGTCGGCAGGGGGCGCTGTGGAGCCTCTACACGCCGGGGGGAATCATCCTCCTTCTCAGTCTCTTTACCCTGCCGATTGTTTATTTGACCCTGGTTTCGGGGCTAAGTCGGCTCCAGAAACAGACGGAGGAAGCGGCTCGCTTGGATGGGGCTAATCTGCTGCAGGTTTGGCTCTACGTTACGTTGCCTCTGTTGCGACCTTATATCGGGGCAGCGGCGGTGCTGGCCTTTTTGGGAGCTTTGGGCAATTTCGGGATCCCGGCTTTGTTGGCGATCCCGGGACGGTACACGACCTTGCCCACCTTGCTGTACCAGGAGGTAATCAATTTTAGTGGTGATGGGTTTGGGCGCAGCGCGGCGCTGGCGGTGTTGTTTGGTTTACCGGCCATTCTCTTTCTGGGTCTACAACAGAGAGGGCGAGGGCAGGAGGGGTTGGATCCCAGTCATGAGCCCCCCGAACGGTATCGCCTGGGCTGGGAGCGCTGGTGGTGGAGCGGGATCCTGATGGGGCTGACCTTGCTGGTAATCGTCGGGCCTTTGTTGGCAATGGCGAGCACTGCCTTGCTACGGGCCTATGGACTGCCTTTGCTGTGGTCGAATCTCACTCTGGAGCATTTCCGCTTTGTGATTTTTGACCTAGAGCGAGCTCGCCGCGCCACGGTGCACAGCTTGGGTTTGGCCTCGGGATCAGCAGTACTCAGTAGCTGTATAGCGGTGATCTTGGGCTACGCTCTCACGCGATTGAAAATGCCTCTGCTGCTGGTTCTCAGCCTAATCGTGGACTTGCCCTACGCTTTGCCGGGCATTATTTTTGCGTTGTCTCTAATTTTGGTGTGGTTGCCCTCTCCCCTGCCTGGGTTAACCCTCTATGGAACCCTATGGCTAATTTTGATCGCCTATTTGGGACGGTTTTTGGCCTTTTCGTTGCAGCCGATTCAAGCTGCTTGGCGTAGCCTCGACACCAGTTTAGAGGAAGCCGCCAACATCGATGGGGCGAACCTGATCCAGAGCTTCCGCTATATTTTGCTGCCTTTGCTCACACCTGCTTTGGCAGCAGCGATGTTGTTGGTTTTTTTGCAATCTTTTGCGGAATTGACTCTGTCCGCACTCTTGGTTGGATCCGGAACTGAAACGTTGGGATGGCTGGTTTTTGGTCTGCAACAGGGGGGTTATACCCACCAAGCAGCAGCTTTGAGCACTCTCTTAGTGCTGACTTTGTTTGCTGTTGCGGCAGGGATTCACTGGCTGAAGCCAAACTCTGCCAAACTCTCAGGGGTAGAGGAGCCCCCAAGGGTTGGATAG
- a CDS encoding Crp/Fnr family transcriptional regulator — protein sequence MPSTRIPDSFTGPLSQVLQGLVQDSYLFRSWDPVALAGELKVEAHQIEKFYASQSLFTAFQPEKSLQNLYVVLAGGPIIIRSSPLDRIIGINYPGSCLGMRNLPFSYGLLDYAFPSLVEAYKTTTVLRVSLEAFQELYRNHESLQHRYKRLFELREKFQYHLLNCSAYPPQAVATVLKALVYQEQELGNQPDSSGIFSFDLPIDIIARASQLNPRTVEQVLKGMTQVGVIQLHPEAGNDGLLIRDLEQLDEIYGNTRGKVSWWPLSR from the coding sequence ATGCCTAGTACGCGCATCCCCGACAGTTTCACAGGCCCCCTCTCACAGGTGTTACAGGGCTTGGTGCAGGACTCGTACTTGTTTCGCAGCTGGGATCCCGTTGCTTTGGCAGGGGAGCTGAAGGTTGAAGCCCATCAAATTGAGAAGTTCTACGCCAGCCAGTCTCTTTTTACCGCTTTCCAACCGGAAAAATCTCTACAGAACCTCTATGTTGTGCTTGCCGGTGGGCCGATCATCATCCGCAGCAGCCCTCTGGATCGTATCATCGGCATCAATTACCCCGGTAGTTGCTTGGGCATGCGCAATTTGCCCTTCAGCTACGGCCTGTTAGACTATGCCTTTCCCAGCTTGGTGGAAGCCTACAAAACCACCACAGTTCTGCGCGTTTCCCTGGAGGCGTTTCAAGAGCTGTACCGCAACCACGAAAGCCTTCAGCATCGTTACAAGCGCCTATTCGAGTTACGGGAAAAGTTTCAATATCATCTGCTCAATTGCAGCGCCTATCCCCCACAGGCAGTGGCCACGGTGCTCAAAGCCTTAGTTTACCAAGAGCAAGAGCTGGGCAACCAGCCGGATAGCTCCGGGATCTTTAGCTTCGATCTGCCCATCGACATCATCGCCCGAGCCAGCCAGCTCAACCCCCGTACCGTGGAACAAGTGCTCAAAGGCATGACCCAGGTTGGGGTGATTCAACTGCACCCAGAAGCAGGCAACGATGGCCTCTTAATTCGAGATTTGGAGCAACTGGATGAGATCTACGGCAACACCCGTGGCAAGGTGAGCTGGTGGCCCCTGAGTCGATAA
- a CDS encoding 2TM domain-containing protein encodes MNSQHQDFQHYRRHQFYHLLGRYGIVNGFLARLDLLSGGGLSWSLFVLLSWGLAVSLKG; translated from the coding sequence ATGAACAGCCAGCATCAGGACTTTCAACACTACCGCCGCCATCAGTTCTACCATTTGCTTGGTCGCTACGGGATCGTCAATGGCTTTCTGGCGAGGTTGGACTTACTTTCGGGCGGAGGGCTGTCTTGGTCGTTGTTTGTGTTGCTGAGCTGGGGCTTGGCGGTTTCCCTCAAGGGCTGA
- a CDS encoding gamma-glutamylcyclotransferase family protein translates to MERQSTTEVFVYGSLLRGGQYHSLMSGAEFLQEDSLSGIDLYDLGPYPMAIPGQNRLYGEGYRIPLALLSRLDALEEHPRVYERQWLRLDSGTFAWIYLGRAEQVQGCLLIPSGRWLS, encoded by the coding sequence ATGGAGCGGCAATCGACGACGGAGGTTTTTGTCTACGGATCCCTGCTGCGGGGCGGCCAGTATCACAGCCTGATGAGCGGGGCTGAATTCCTGCAAGAAGATAGCCTAAGTGGGATCGATCTCTACGATCTCGGCCCCTACCCGATGGCTATTCCCGGACAAAATCGCCTTTACGGCGAGGGTTACCGCATTCCTTTAGCCTTGTTGTCCCGCTTGGATGCCCTGGAAGAACATCCGCGGGTGTACGAGCGGCAATGGTTGCGCCTGGATAGTGGCACCTTTGCTTGGATCTACTTGGGCCGAGCAGAGCAGGTGCAGGGGTGTTTACTCATCCCCAGTGGTCGCTGGCTTTCCTGA
- a CDS encoding ADP-ribosylglycohydrolase family protein produces the protein MKPNRRQTGRMILQERYRGSLLGLAVGDALGTTLEFKRPGSFTPITEITGGGPFGLPPGYWTDDTSMALCLAESLLACQGFDPADQMNRYVDWWQNGHLSSTGRCFDIGGTVSRSLARYLEDGDPYSGSSSPRTAGNGSLMRLAPIPLFFLQDPHLALQRAADSSRTTHAAPTCLDACRYYAGLILGALQGLPKSDLLTPYFSPIADGWASQPLTDEIAEIAAGSFRQRHPPEIQGSGYVVRSLEAALWAFYHSESFAEGALLAVNLGDDADTTGAIYGQLAGAYYGKRGIPESWLETLALRETLEDYATQLYKAALNQT, from the coding sequence ATGAAGCCCAATAGAAGACAAACGGGTCGAATGATCCTGCAAGAACGCTATCGGGGATCCCTGCTGGGTCTGGCAGTGGGCGATGCCCTCGGAACCACCTTGGAGTTTAAGCGCCCCGGATCTTTTACCCCAATTACAGAGATCACCGGGGGCGGCCCGTTTGGCTTGCCTCCCGGCTACTGGACAGACGACACCTCGATGGCCCTCTGTCTGGCGGAAAGCCTGCTTGCCTGCCAGGGGTTTGATCCTGCCGACCAAATGAACCGCTACGTGGACTGGTGGCAGAACGGTCATCTCAGTTCCACCGGACGTTGCTTTGATATTGGTGGCACTGTCAGCCGTTCCTTGGCCCGTTACCTAGAGGACGGGGATCCCTATAGTGGCTCTAGTTCCCCCAGAACTGCCGGCAATGGATCCCTGATGCGCTTGGCTCCCATTCCATTGTTTTTTCTGCAGGATCCCCATCTGGCCTTGCAGCGGGCTGCCGACAGTTCCCGCACCACCCATGCGGCCCCCACCTGTCTAGATGCCTGCCGCTACTATGCCGGACTGATCCTCGGGGCTCTGCAAGGGCTCCCGAAGTCTGACCTCCTGACCCCCTACTTCTCTCCCATTGCTGATGGCTGGGCCTCTCAACCCCTAACCGATGAGATCGCCGAGATTGCCGCCGGATCTTTTCGACAGCGCCACCCCCCGGAAATACAGGGATCCGGCTATGTGGTCAGATCCTTGGAAGCCGCTCTCTGGGCCTTCTATCACAGCGAGAGCTTTGCTGAAGGGGCTCTGCTGGCGGTAAATTTGGGGGATGATGCCGACACCACCGGGGCCATTTACGGACAACTGGCTGGAGCCTACTACGGCAAGCGGGGGATCCCGGAGTCTTGGCTGGAAACCCTCGCCCTACGCGAGACCCTCGAAGACTACGCCACTCAGCTCTACAAGGCTGCACTGAACCAGACCTGA
- a CDS encoding ABC transporter substrate-binding protein, with the protein MRPLSFLAVLCGVAFVQPFVEGSLHPALAQPSGTLRLYTSQPDADAQQTAAAFQAAYPEISVEIFRSGTEEVISRFLLEAEAGAPQADILLIADAPTFELLKSRDLLEPYCSPEAEAIAPTYYDEDCHYFGTKILATVIVYNTALAEPIDSWAALAEVPDAQVVMPSPTYSGAAAYNLGVITRNPALGWSWYEALKDNNAVLVQGNGAVVRNVAAGEQSYGMVVDFLAIRNRNEGSPVDVIYPREGVPLITEPVGIVKGAANLEAAQAFVDFLLSQEGQQVAVDIGYMPLREDVTPPEGFPALSELTVLSAPAAELAETREADKARFSELFGE; encoded by the coding sequence GTGCGTCCTTTATCATTCTTGGCAGTGCTGTGTGGGGTTGCTTTTGTGCAGCCTTTTGTCGAGGGATCCCTGCATCCAGCGCTTGCACAGCCCTCTGGAACGTTGCGTTTGTACACCTCTCAGCCGGATGCAGATGCTCAACAGACCGCTGCTGCTTTTCAGGCTGCTTATCCAGAGATTTCTGTAGAGATTTTTCGGTCAGGTACCGAAGAAGTGATCAGCCGATTTCTGTTAGAGGCTGAAGCAGGAGCACCCCAGGCGGATATTTTGTTGATCGCTGATGCACCCACGTTTGAACTGTTGAAATCTCGCGATTTGTTGGAGCCGTACTGTAGCCCTGAGGCTGAAGCCATTGCTCCCACTTACTACGATGAAGATTGTCACTACTTCGGCACGAAAATTCTCGCCACTGTGATTGTCTACAACACTGCTTTGGCCGAACCCATCGACAGTTGGGCCGCTTTGGCGGAGGTTCCCGATGCTCAGGTGGTTATGCCTAGCCCCACCTACTCGGGTGCTGCAGCCTACAATTTAGGGGTCATCACCCGCAACCCAGCGCTGGGGTGGAGCTGGTACGAAGCGCTCAAAGACAACAATGCAGTCTTGGTTCAGGGCAATGGAGCGGTGGTGCGGAATGTGGCTGCCGGTGAGCAAAGCTATGGGATGGTGGTAGATTTTCTCGCCATCCGCAATCGTAATGAGGGATCCCCGGTGGATGTGATCTATCCCCGTGAGGGGGTGCCGCTCATCACAGAGCCTGTCGGAATCGTGAAAGGGGCGGCCAATTTGGAGGCGGCTCAAGCCTTTGTAGACTTTCTGTTGTCTCAGGAAGGGCAGCAGGTAGCTGTGGACATTGGCTATATGCCGCTCCGGGAGGATGTCACCCCTCCAGAAGGCTTTCCGGCTTTGAGTGAGCTAACGGTTTTAAGCGCTCCTGCTGCGGAGTTAGCCGAGACCCGTGAGGCGGATAAAGCTCGGTTTTCTGAGCTGTTTGGGGAGTAA
- the plsY gene encoding glycerol-3-phosphate 1-O-acyltransferase PlsY, translating to MSAPLLVLLAVVGGYFLGSIPTGYWAGLWWGGIDIRTQGSGSTGATNVLRTLGKGPALLVLLVDTFKGAAAVGLGWALGSPWWVVLAALLAMIGHSRSCWLGFKGGKSVATSLGILLAMAWPVALAIFGVWLLGITLTRIVSFSSILAAVSAPVLMWVTAQPLPYLLFALAGGAYVVTTHRRNIERLLAGSEPRIGQKWAQSP from the coding sequence ATGTCTGCACCTCTTTTGGTTCTCCTTGCTGTGGTCGGTGGCTACTTCCTCGGCTCAATCCCAACTGGATACTGGGCGGGGCTTTGGTGGGGGGGCATCGACATCCGCACACAGGGATCCGGCTCTACGGGGGCAACGAATGTGTTGCGCACCTTGGGCAAAGGGCCAGCGCTACTGGTGTTGCTGGTGGATACTTTCAAGGGAGCAGCCGCAGTTGGTTTGGGGTGGGCGTTGGGATCCCCGTGGTGGGTGGTGTTGGCCGCTTTGCTGGCGATGATCGGCCATAGCCGCTCCTGTTGGCTGGGCTTCAAGGGGGGCAAATCGGTGGCCACTAGCCTGGGCATTTTGTTAGCCATGGCTTGGCCGGTGGCCTTGGCGATTTTTGGGGTGTGGCTGCTGGGGATCACCCTCACCCGCATTGTTTCCTTCAGTTCTATTCTGGCGGCAGTGTCCGCTCCCGTGTTGATGTGGGTGACTGCTCAGCCCCTGCCCTATCTGTTGTTTGCCTTGGCGGGGGGAGCATATGTAGTCACCACCCATCGGCGCAATATTGAGCGGTTGCTGGCGGGATCCGAACCGCGTATCGGCCAAAAATGGGCTCAATCTCCCTGA